A stretch of Oreochromis aureus strain Israel breed Guangdong linkage group 11, ZZ_aureus, whole genome shotgun sequence DNA encodes these proteins:
- the LOC116333443 gene encoding C-type lectin lectoxin-Phi1-like isoform X3: MADEEVNYASVTFNTKKLSRSQEFSIDERSGSRRHHYQQLACCLGTFCVILVLGIIAVTVYHRKCKPCQKGWDHVESSCYATNDADSNQWKTWEAARKDCRGKSSDLVVVINEEEMKTASEKSWKYNENKGYWIGLRVEDGKWKWLDGRNMTNSSWIDQRPSDGHCAISVQNQGFKSVSCNEKNRWICKKKALSV; encoded by the exons ATGGCAGACGAAGAAGTCAACTATGCCTCAGTCACATTCAACACTAAGAAACTATCCCGATCACAAG AATTCTCGATTGATGAGAGATCAGGCAGTAGACGTCATCACTATCAGCAGTTGGCCTGTTGTTTGGGcacattttgtgtcattttggtGTTGGGCATCATAGCGGTCACAGTATACC ACAGAAAATGTAAACCTTGTCAGAAGGGATGGGATCATGTTGAGTCCAGCTGCTATGCAACAAATGATGCTGACAGTAATCAATGGAAAACCTGGGAAGCAGCTCGAAAAGACTGCAGAGGAAAGAGTTCAGATTTGGTTGTTGTGATTAatgaagaagaaatg AAAACTGCCAGTGAAAAGAGCTGGAAATATAATGAAAACAAAGGATACTGGATTGGTCTGAGAGTTGAAGATGGGAAATGGAAATGGCTGGATGGAAGAAATATGACTAATAG CTCCTGGATCGACCAGCGTCCTTCTGATGGTCACTGTGCAATCTCTGTTCAAAACCAAGGATTTAAATCAGTGAGCTGTAATGAGAAGAACCGATGGATCTGCAAAAAGAAAGCTTTGTCTGTTTGA
- the LOC120442678 gene encoding serine/threonine-protein kinase pim-2-like gives MVKLAGEAEGSVGISAPVSLLEWFDLGKELILVLERPVPAVDLQKYKAENGRTLTEDKAKVILKQLVDAVKELEDKHIFHRDIKGQNILIETGSDVPRVRIIDFGLSCFVKQRSLYRIFYGTPLHIPPEWYIRSCYRCGPTTVWQMGVVLYEALHAQYFSTARFLTKKLSIKKRLSTECRNFLDACLAIVPEKRPTLEELQLHPWLR, from the exons ATGGTTAAACTTGCAGGTGAAGCAGAAGGGTCAGTGGGAATATCTGCACCTGTGTCCTTGCTGGAGTGGTTCGACCTTGGCAAAGAGCTGATCCTGGTGCTGGAGAGACCTGTCCCCGCTGTGGACCTGCAAAAATACAAAGCAGAAAATGGAAGAACTTTAACAGAGGACAAGGCCAAG GTCATTCTGAAGCAACTAGTTGATGCTGTAAAGGAACTTGAGgataaacacatctttcatcggGACATCAAGGGACAAAACATTCTGATTGAGACCGGCTCAGATGTGCCTCGTGTTCGCATCATTGACTTTGGACTGAGCTGCTTTGTTAAACAGCGATCTCTGTATCGCATCTTCTATG gCACTCCTCTTCACATCCCTCCCGAGTGGTACATTAGGAGCTGCTACAGGTGTGGACCCACCACGGTGTGGCAAATGGGAGTGGTGTTGTATGAAGCGCTTCATGCACAATACTTTAGTACCGCGAGGTTCCTCACAAAGAAACTGAGCATCAAAAAGCGTCTGTCCACAG aATGCCGCAATTTCTTGGACGCATGTTTAGCTATAGTCCCGGAGAAGCGCCCAACACTGGAGGAGCTCCAGCTTCACCCCTGGCTaagataa
- the LOC116333443 gene encoding C-type lectin lectoxin-Phi1-like isoform X2, with product MNLTAENHSLREKSEQLEAQNKELETEKENLTEQISDIMISWNKLNISRAQWSIDAYCPKENSNRKCKPCQKGWDHVESSCYATNDADSNQWKTWEAARKDCRGKSSDLVVVINEEEMKTASEKSWKYNENKGYWIGLRVEDGKWKWLDGRNMTNSSWIDQRPSDGHCAISVQNQGFKSVSCNEKNRWICKKKALSV from the exons ATGAACCTGACTGCAGAAAACCACAGCCTTAGAGAGAAAAGTGAGCAGTTGGAGGCTCAGAATAAGGAGCTGGAGACAGAGAAGGAAAATCTAACAGAacaaataagtgacataatgaTATCATGGAACAAGCTCAATATTAGTCGAGCTCAGTGGAGCATTGATGCCTACTGTCCCAAAGAAAATAGCA ACAGAAAATGTAAACCTTGTCAGAAGGGATGGGATCATGTTGAGTCCAGCTGCTATGCAACAAATGATGCTGACAGTAATCAATGGAAAACCTGGGAAGCAGCTCGAAAAGACTGCAGAGGAAAGAGTTCAGATTTGGTTGTTGTGATTAatgaagaagaaatg AAAACTGCCAGTGAAAAGAGCTGGAAATATAATGAAAACAAAGGATACTGGATTGGTCTGAGAGTTGAAGATGGGAAATGGAAATGGCTGGATGGAAGAAATATGACTAATAG CTCCTGGATCGACCAGCGTCCTTCTGATGGTCACTGTGCAATCTCTGTTCAAAACCAAGGATTTAAATCAGTGAGCTGTAATGAGAAGAACCGATGGATCTGCAAAAAGAAAGCTTTGTCTGTTTGA
- the LOC120442677 gene encoding C-type lectin domain family 4 member M-like isoform X1, whose amino-acid sequence MAEQRFNNTPVNLKPKKRCQSKVKTKENNVFEEMNMKNKGTKRTSDTNDKQCACIKSCTSVTACWGVLLLIMALRIYFTTLLIHKNEDLMRSQLNWTNTSTAFETQIRDLSAEIQNLTEQIKLMKMELSLGPEKSCKHCEEGWLHFECNCYAINDAEPHEQKTWEEARENCKGKISDLAVVINAAEKKYISEKSWGSSGEEGYWIGLRVEGGKWKWVDGSYLTNNSWIQQPPSDGLCVISVQNEGFKSVSCDKKKQWICKKRL is encoded by the exons ATGGCAGAGCAGAGGTTTAACAACACACCCGTCAATCTAAAACCTAAAAAGCGATGCCAGTCAAAAG ttaaaacaaaggaaaacaacgTGTTTGAAGAaatgaacatgaaaaataaaggaACTAAACGAACTTCTGACACAAACG ATAAGCAGTGTGCATGTATAAAATCTTGTACATCAGTAACCGCTTGCTGGGGTGTTCTGTTACTGATCATGGCCCTTCGCATCTATT ttaccACATTGTTAATTCATAAGAACGAAGACTTAATGAGGAGTCAACTCAACTGGACAAACACCTCAACTGCCTTTGAAACACAGATCAGAGACCTGAGTGCAGAAATCCAGAACCTAACAGAACAAATAAAACTCATGAAGATGGAGCTCAGTCTTGGTCCAG AAAAGTCATGCAAACATTGTGAGGAGGGCTGGCTCCACTTTGAGTGCAACTGCTATGCAATTAATGATGCTGAACCTCATGAGCAGAAAACCTGGGAAGAAGCTCGAGAAAACTGCAAGGGAAAGATTTCCGATTTGGCTGTTGTAATTAATGCAGCAGAAAAG AAATATATCAGTGAGAAAAGCTGGGGGAGTTCAGGAGAAGAAGGATACTGGATTGGTCTCAGAGTTGAAGGTGGGAAATGGAAATGGGTAGATGGAAGTTATCTGACTAATAA ctCCTGGATTCAGCAGCCTCCTTCTGATGGTCTCTGTGTAATTTCTGTCCAAAACGAAGGATTtaaatcagtgagctgtgaCAAGAAGAAACAATGGATTTGTAAAAAGAGACTCTAA
- the LOC120442677 gene encoding low affinity immunoglobulin epsilon Fc receptor-like isoform X2 — protein sequence MAEQRFNNTPVNLKPKKRCQSKVKTKENNVFEEMNMKNKGTKRTSDTNDKQCACIKSCTSVTACWGVLLLIMALRIYFTTLLIHKNEDLMRSQLNWTNTSTAFETQIRDLSAEIQNLTEQIKLMKMELSLGPEKSCKHCEEGWLHFECNCYAINDAEPHEQKTWEEARENCKGKISDLAVVINAAEKKYISEKSWGSSGEEGYWIGLRVEAPGFSSLLLMVSV from the exons ATGGCAGAGCAGAGGTTTAACAACACACCCGTCAATCTAAAACCTAAAAAGCGATGCCAGTCAAAAG ttaaaacaaaggaaaacaacgTGTTTGAAGAaatgaacatgaaaaataaaggaACTAAACGAACTTCTGACACAAACG ATAAGCAGTGTGCATGTATAAAATCTTGTACATCAGTAACCGCTTGCTGGGGTGTTCTGTTACTGATCATGGCCCTTCGCATCTATT ttaccACATTGTTAATTCATAAGAACGAAGACTTAATGAGGAGTCAACTCAACTGGACAAACACCTCAACTGCCTTTGAAACACAGATCAGAGACCTGAGTGCAGAAATCCAGAACCTAACAGAACAAATAAAACTCATGAAGATGGAGCTCAGTCTTGGTCCAG AAAAGTCATGCAAACATTGTGAGGAGGGCTGGCTCCACTTTGAGTGCAACTGCTATGCAATTAATGATGCTGAACCTCATGAGCAGAAAACCTGGGAAGAAGCTCGAGAAAACTGCAAGGGAAAGATTTCCGATTTGGCTGTTGTAATTAATGCAGCAGAAAAG AAATATATCAGTGAGAAAAGCTGGGGGAGTTCAGGAGAAGAAGGATACTGGATTGGTCTCAGAGTTGAAG ctCCTGGATTCAGCAGCCTCCTTCTGATGGTCTCTGTGTAA
- the LOC116333443 gene encoding C-type lectin lectoxin-Phi1-like isoform X1, with protein sequence MADEEVNYASVTFNTKKLSRSQVKKEEETIYDDVKVKHKTTEQTPDTNKFSIDERSGSRRHHYQQLACCLGTFCVILVLGIIAVTVYHRKCKPCQKGWDHVESSCYATNDADSNQWKTWEAARKDCRGKSSDLVVVINEEEMKTASEKSWKYNENKGYWIGLRVEDGKWKWLDGRNMTNSSWIDQRPSDGHCAISVQNQGFKSVSCNEKNRWICKKKALSV encoded by the exons ATGGCAGACGAAGAAGTCAACTATGCCTCAGTCACATTCAACACTAAGAAACTATCCCGATCACAAG ttaaaaaagaggaggaaaccATTTATGATGACGTGAAAGTGAAACATAAAACAACGGAACAAACTCCTGACACAAACA AATTCTCGATTGATGAGAGATCAGGCAGTAGACGTCATCACTATCAGCAGTTGGCCTGTTGTTTGGGcacattttgtgtcattttggtGTTGGGCATCATAGCGGTCACAGTATACC ACAGAAAATGTAAACCTTGTCAGAAGGGATGGGATCATGTTGAGTCCAGCTGCTATGCAACAAATGATGCTGACAGTAATCAATGGAAAACCTGGGAAGCAGCTCGAAAAGACTGCAGAGGAAAGAGTTCAGATTTGGTTGTTGTGATTAatgaagaagaaatg AAAACTGCCAGTGAAAAGAGCTGGAAATATAATGAAAACAAAGGATACTGGATTGGTCTGAGAGTTGAAGATGGGAAATGGAAATGGCTGGATGGAAGAAATATGACTAATAG CTCCTGGATCGACCAGCGTCCTTCTGATGGTCACTGTGCAATCTCTGTTCAAAACCAAGGATTTAAATCAGTGAGCTGTAATGAGAAGAACCGATGGATCTGCAAAAAGAAAGCTTTGTCTGTTTGA